In the Leishmania mexicana MHOM/GT/2001/U1103 complete genome, chromosome 31 genome, one interval contains:
- a CDS encoding putative phosphatase, protein MLADVTDTYGRPPSERGARGSGSAKHQKKKRKTKLKRVDESEQDGWLDRARQGLHCSLFCGGAKCRQESWEAMKEKDQRAAAIEGLQSNWVGNDVIASQRPSTSLFLKYPIIAQFHAKNVTGVLNLQEKGEHGHCGPDGIYESSGYSYNGAEDLMPHGISYYEFPWPDMTAPQQDIVLRSVQVMDYHIKQKGKVLVHCHAGLGRTGLMIACYYVYSQHIPSHEAIALVRKMRPGAIQTTRQAQFIADFEKHLWRLSQAFRVEISDALIDLNLFIQRQRLVLHGEQADLYKSVPLFLHTILCRLLNLTKDNPEAARLALQSLGPSAAPTDTTLSACRIAINRRRFRVQSVRDVSILGFLVCDWFRSTSSPALTEENCDQIVESMRASISKQEGLPLEIRRILSKPARHTLGMVVSAFFIISRQVGCVSLTNFAFRCVVDAFNHAFNPIKVRHSPLERELIHKFFLEWGASVGDMYFNYDTVPAAHRTIKRIALASSIVLEATKSTDPPRRSSPSLRTLSVPSSTPEMSSNPAKQTGSPGSTLAFSTQSCALHLFDMPFAAETDSESKTRLWRQHLIEYRRDTDGWRGRGEQQRPLTPSTDAKAKR, encoded by the coding sequence ATGCTTGCAGACGTGACAGACACGTATGGCCGTCCTCCATCggagcgcggcgcgcgaggttccggcagcgccaagcaccagaagaagaagcggaaGACAAAGCTGAAGCGCGTCGACGAGTCAGAGCAGGATGGCTGGCTCGATCGCGCGCGGCAGGGCCTGCACTGTTCACTcttctgcggcggcgccaagTGTCGCCAGGAGAGCTGGGAGGCCATGAAGGAGAAGGATCAGCGTGCCGCGGCCATCGAGGGCCTGCAGTCAAACTGGGTCGGCAACGACGTCATCGCGAGCCAGCGACCGTCGACGTCGCTTTTTCTCAAATACCCCATTATCGCTCAGTTTCATGCCAAAAACGTCACTGGCGTACTCAACCTACAAGAAAAGGGTGAGCATGGCCACTGCGGACCGGACGGTATCTACGAAAGTAGCGGCTACAGCTACAACGGCGCCGAAGATCTGATGCCGCACGGCATCTCGTACTACGAGTTTCCGTGGCCGGACATGACGGCCCCGCAGCAGGACATCGTGTTGCGCAGTGTGCAGGTCATGGACTACCACATCAAACAGAAAGGTAAGGTCCTGGTACACTGCCACGCCGGGCTTGGCCGCACTGGGCTCATGATCGCGTGCTATTACGTGTACAGCCAACACATACCGTCCCACGAGGCGATTGCGCTGGTACGGAAGATGCGTCCTGGTGCTATTCAGACGACTCGCCAGGCGCAGTTCATTGCGGACTTTGAGAAGCATCTGTGGCGACTCTCACAGGCGTTCCGGGTTGAAATCTCCGATGCCTTGATTGACCTCAACCTCTTCATTCAGCGACAGCGCCTCGTACTGCATGGCGAGCAGGCAGACTTGTACAAAAGCGTACCACTCTTTCTCCACACCATCTTGTGCCGCCTGCTCAACCTGACGAAGGACAACCCAGAGGCGGCGCGACTGGCATTGCAGTCCCTTGGCCCAAGCGCCGCCCCAACAGACACGACGCTGTCAGCCTGCCGCATCGCCATCAAccgtcgccgcttccgcgTGCAGAGCGTGCGTGATGTCTCCATTCTGGGCTTCTTGGTCTGTGACTGGTTCCGCAGcacgtcgtcgccggcgttGACGGAGGAGAACTGCGACCAGATCGTGGAGAGCATGCGGGCGTCCATCTCGAAGCAGGAGGGGCTGCCTTTGGAAATTCGCCGTATCCTGTCGAAGCCGGCGCGCCACACGCTGGGGATGGTAGTCTCGGCGTTCTTTATCATCTCCAGGCAGGTGGGCTGCGTCAGCCTTACAAACTTTGCCTTCCGCTGCGTTGTCGACGCCTTCAACCACGCCTTCAACCCGATCAAGGTTCGCCACAGCCCGCTCGAGCGAGAGCTTATTCACAAGTTTTTCTTGGAGTGGGGTGCAAGCGTGGGGGACATGTACTTTAACTACGACACCGTACCCGCCGCGCACCGCACCATCAAGCGGATTGCGCTGGCCTCCTCGATTGTGCTGGAGGCGACGAAGAGCACCGatccgccgcggaggagctCGCCTAGCCTCCGGACCCTCTCAGTGCCGTCGTCCACGCCGGAGATGTCTAGCAACCCAGCCAAACAAACAGGGTCCCCTGGCTCTACGCTGGCCTTTTCTACTCAAAGTTGCGCTTTACACCTGTTTGACATGCCCTTCGCCGCCGAAACGGACTCGGAAAGCAAAACACGCCtctggcggcagcacctgATCGAGTACCGCCGTGACACGGATGGTtggcgcggccgcggcgagcAACAGCGTCCGCTCACCCCTTCAACCGACGCCAAGGCAAAGCGCTGA
- a CDS encoding putative centrin, protein MSTAAEKGPRKGTIKSAKCSIVSAALGTDAKHTATPSPFTPATLLEVPPEYKQQLRQAFDKFDDSGKGFIPAHEAVVALYALGYDVGNAELQQLLQEVGAAGAESIDFNDFYNVLVLRMSKKESKTESVRAFKHMDRDDKGYIGLEDLRSMADSLHMNLTDDELSEMIQFARSVGYHAPAQGQSEFDARDTLAVSEAEYLRLMKRANVY, encoded by the coding sequence ATGTCTACAGCAGCCGAGAAAGGTCCCCGTAAAGGGACCATCAAATCGGCCAAATGTAGCATCGTCTCCGCAGCCCTGGGCACAGATGCGAAGCACACCGCCACGCCATCGCCATTCACGCCCGCGACGCTTCTGGAGGTGCCACCGGAGTACAAGCAACAGCTGCGCCAGGCATTCGATAAGTTTGACGACTCCGGCAAAGGCTTTATCCCTGCACACGAGGCGGTGGTTGCTCTCTACGCGCTTGGATACGACGTAGGCaacgcagagctgcagcagctgctgcaagaggttggcgctgccggcgctgaGTCGATCGACTTCAATGATTTCTACAACGTTCTAGTGCTTAGGATGAGCAAGAAGGAGAGCAAGACGGAGTCGGTGCGTGCCTTCAAGCATATGGACCGAGATGACAAGGGGTACATCGGCCTCGAAGACCTGCGCTCTATGGCCGACTCGCTGCACATGAACTTGACAGACGACGAGTTGTCCGAGATGATCCAGTTCGCGCGGTCTGTTGGGTACCACGCCCCCGCACAAGGACAGTCGGAGTTCGACGCGAGGGACACGCTGGCGGTCTCGGAGGCCGAGTACTTGCGTTTGATGAAGCGAGCCAACGTTTACTAA
- a CDS encoding putative OSM3-like kinesin translates to MVKANSGAENIRVVIRCRDILPYEAERGDKALVRLDLATNQVVVQHPIGDADVFAFDAVYNNSFTQRDIFLQEVQPLADAVLQGYNATVFAYGQSGSGKTHTMTGKLSQRNMWGMMPQVVDYLFSEIKKLTSSTKTFKVKVSYVELYNGKSRDLLSSKQVNLEIKQNTSKNFYVKGAEMPEVTSFEDAIKWFNAGTERRQTASTDLNDTSSRSHSLFTVQIEHFDFENDPSSPIVMTSKINVVDLAGSEKLSKTNATGETAKEGCNINLSLSALATVIDTIVKGAKHIPYRGSPLTMLLKDSLGGNAKTVMFANVGPSDKNLSETISTLRFALRAKQIENKPIKNMDPKDARIQDLMEQIDELKKRLGNVDLNVEDSLRQRIEELEVENSDLRGGSEKNNIELEERNRFLLAQIEEKEKEVVERQHEIRKEMERRELVESNLSNEFSRLRDLRLANVNFLKRVCTDEQLEQIRMHMSPEKAAKKKSDEWDVKEIGFYLNGFAEQYEQWRKVTYTQEDMEKYARRAMAELERQTQRQLNDAAHAKEDLQRQRDEEAARRTAEQGATSQLKVDLNALREENVKLREKIERDQEKIKVKLAKAKDEMKALQDQVESEKSKVTEKEREVKRLRMMLEEQGGASVVSAAGGPRRSLSAPGQDSTEWANGEERALVMRELEMARHAKSVLENRIKEASVSLRRFGVCIADPQSLEGAEATTANEVQAFVLAATEEEPVDGDVVAQLQQQLRTKQRLAELMHQHQMRLNDMICKYELLKTGHVTAYSAATGSTAAGTVSAGAAHGIPADMNGIGGIDEATANQVKELLQRKEDQVEAMRLEKDQACDKLVKKLNKSERKLRELESMLEEERTQFTEEKTEMTTEVAELHSYNQQLALELENVRSQLEFVKAETASAVRAKESEVDYYKTQVEEANQRLDDIRNTAAEFEEQRKSYQRLQEQVARTEDALAIKNEELESNRQMVQWSNRQLEKEKQKNEELEQALQDKQLELRQQEQNFHAEMADRLNALAASNNRRLAENAAQCEERINEERMKEKALQKKIKNAKTTASKAAQRYDEMILENEALLSKLEELKVASMKMYLERQESQREQDYRPGNTIRSRGL, encoded by the coding sequence ATGGTCAAAGCGAACTCCGGGGCGGAGAACATCCGCGTCGTCATCCGCTGCCGCGACATCCTCCCGtacgaggcggagcgcggcGACAAGGCGCTCGTTCGGCTCGATCTGGCAACGAAccaggtggtggtgcagcaccccatcggcgacgccgatgtGTTTGCCTTCGACGCCGTTTACAACAACTCCTTCACCCAGCGCGACATCTTCctgcaggaggtgcagcCTCTGGCGGATGCGGTGCTGCAAGGCTACAACGCTACCGTCTTCGCCTACGGTCAATCCGGGTCTGGTAAGACGCACACGATGACAGGTAAGCTGAGCCAGCGGAACATGTGGGGTATGATGCCGCAGGTAGTTGACTACCTCTTCTCCGAGATCAAGAAGCTCACGTCGTCCACGAAGACCTTCAAGGTGAAGGTGTCCTACGTGGAGCTATACAACGGCAAGTCGCGCGACTTGCTCTCCTCAAAGCAGGTTAACCTGGAGATCAAGCAGAATACGTCCAAGAACTTCTACGTGAAGGGTGCAGAGATGCCAGAGGTGACCAGCTTCGAGGATGCCATCAAATGGTTCAACGCCGGTACGGAGAGGCGACAGACGGCCTCGACCGACCTCAATGACACAAGCAGCCGCAGTCACTCACTCTTCACAGTGCAGATTGAGCACTTCGACTTCGAGAACGACCCGAGCTCGCCGATCGTCATGACGAGCAAGATCAATGTGGTCGATTTGGCCGGGTCGGAGAAGCTCAGCAAGACGAACGCGACTGGCGAGACGGCAAAAGAAGGCTGCAACATCAATCTGTCCCTGTCCGCACTGGCCACGGTGATCGACACCATCGTGAAGGGGGCAAAGCACATTCCGTACCGCGGCTCGCCGCTGACGATGCTGCTGAAGGATTCCTTGGGGGGTAATGCCAAGACAGTCATGTTCGCAAACGTCGGCCCCTCCGATAAGAATCTGTCCGAGACGATCTCGACGCTCCGGTTCGCGCTGCGCGCGAAGCAGATCGAAAACAAGCCCATCAAGAACATGGACCCAAAGGATGCCCGCATCCAGGACCTGATGGAGCAGATCGACGAGCTTAAGAAGCGGCTGGGTAACGTAGACCTCAACGTGGAGGACagcctgcgccagcgcatcgAGGAGCTCGAGGTCGAGAACTCTGAccttcgcggcggcagcgagaaGAACAACATCGAGCTTGAGGAGCGGAACCGTTTCCTGCTGGCTCAGATcgaggagaaagagaaggaggtggtggagcggcagcacgagATTCGCAAAGAGATGGAGCGGCGCGAGCTTGTGGAGTCGAACCTGTCGAACGAGTTCAGCCGGCTGCGCGATCTGCGTCTTGCCAACGTCAACTTCCTCAAGCGTGTGTGCACCGAtgagcagctggagcagaTCCGGATGCACATGTCGCCTGAGAAGGCAGCCAAGAAAAAATCAGACGAGTGGGACGTGAAAGAGATCGGCTTCTATCTCAATGGCTTTGCTGAGCAGTACGAGCAGTGGCGGAAGGTGACGTATACGCAGGAGGACATGGAGAAGTACGCTCGACGCGCgatggcggagctggagagacagacgcagcgccagctgaACGACGCCGCGCATGCGAAGGAGGACTTGCAGCGTCAGcgggacgaggaggcggcgcgccgcaccgcggaGCAAGGCGCCACGTCGCAGCTCAAGGTAGATCTCAACGCCTTGCGCGAGGAGAACGTCAAGTTGCGGGAGAAGATCGAACGTGACCAAGAGAAGATCAAGGTGAAGCTCGCCAAGGCGAAGGATGAGatgaaggcgctgcaggatcAGGTCGAGTCGGAAAAGTCGAAAGTCACTGAGAAGGAGCGTGAAGTAAAGCGACTGCGGATGATGCTTGAGGAGCAGGGGGGTGCTAGCGTAGTtagcgccgccggcggcccGCGCAGGTCGCTCAGCGCTCCTGGGCAAGACTCAACGGAGTGGGCCaacggagaggagcgcgcTCTCGTGATGCGTGAGTTAGAGATGGCGCGCCACGCCAAGTCTGTGCTGGAAAACCGCATTAAGGAGGCGAGCGtctcgctgcgccgcttcggCGTCTGCATCGCCGACCCGCAGAGCCTCGAAGGCGCAGAGGCGACCACCGCGAACGAGGTGCAGGCGTTTGTGCTGGCGGCgaccgaggaggagccggtcgacggtgacgtcgtagcgcagctgcagcagcagctacGCACCAAGCAGCGTCTCGCAGAGCTcatgcaccagcaccagATGCGGCTCAATGACATGATCTGCAAGTACGAACTTCTCAAGACCGGCCATGTTACAGCATACTCGGCGGCGACAGGTAGCACGGCCGCTGGTACTGTCTCTGCGGGTGCCGCCCACGGGATACCGGCCGATATGAACGGCATCGGCGGCATCGATGAAGCCACCGCAAACCAGGTGaaagagctgctgcagcgcaaggaGGACcaggtggaggcgatgcggctgGAGAAGGACCAGGCCTGCGACAAGCTCGTCAAAAAGCTGAACAAGTCGGAGCGCAAGCTGCGGGAGCTTGAGTCTatgttggaggaggagcgcacgcAGTTCACCGAGGAGAAGACCGAGATGACGACGGAGGTGGCCGAGCTGCATAGCTACAACCAGCAGCTCGCCCTCGAGCTCGAGAACGTGCGCAGCCAACTCGAGTTCGTcaaggcggagacggcgagcGCCGTACGCGCCAAGGAAAGCGAGGTGGACTACTACAAGACccaggtggaggaggcgaaccAGCGCCTCGACGACATCcgcaacaccgccgccgagttcgaggagcagcgcaagaGCTACCAGAGGCTGCAGGAGCAAGTGGCGCGAACCGAAGACGCCCTCGCCATCAAGAACGAGGAACTTGAGAGCAACCGCCAGATGGTGCAGTGGTCCAACCGGCAGCTcgagaaggagaagcagaAGAATGAGGAACtggagcaggcgctgcaggacaagcagctggagctgcgccagcaggaGCAGAACTTCCATGCAGAAATGGCGGATCGTTTGAACGCACTGGCTGCCAGCAACAACCGCCGTCTGGCGGAGAACGCCGCGCAATGTGAGGAACGCATCAACGAAGAGCGCATGAAGGAAaaggcgctgcagaagaAGATCAAGAACGCCAAAACGACAGCCAGCAAGGCTGCACAGCGCTACGACGAGATGATCCTGGAGaacgaggcgctgctgtcgaagctggaggagctgaaggTGGCCTCGATGAAGATGTACCTTGAGCGGCAGGAGTCCCAGCGCGAGCAAGACTACCGGCCGGGCAACACCATTCGCTCGCGCGGGCTTTGA